The Montipora foliosa isolate CH-2021 chromosome 10, ASM3666993v2, whole genome shotgun sequence genomic sequence aattggtgtctgttcatatggtgacttgcagcccgctttccgagatgaacaatttgaaaaagtggtgacgcgaccaCCCAGGCctgaaatctaacgaacaagcctagcgagaatttctcgattttcatTGTTTAAACAAccacaaatttcttttgactttacgttatctatcaaataagactattccaagcttcattatcgaagaaaagagaactaaaagctcgGTGATGTTTGTTCTATTtggaaaatgcattgtattattttccttccggtaaccgggatgaagtgttcaaatttccagcccgcttaccgagatcccggttggaaaaaccgagatctcggtaaccgagccagcccgccctctcatatgaacacatcaaagtttttacaaaggatttagaggcaaggcgagatctcggaaaccgggccagcccggtcaaccgggctcatatgaagaggccctaagGGCCACTCTTACTGCTGAAGTCACGCAATGCTCTTCGTCCATTGTCTTTAAGGTCATTATGGCTCCCAAAATCGTTCTTATCTCTGGTTGTTCTAGTGGCATAGGGCTCGCTACAGCTGTGCATCTCGCTCAAGATGAGGAGAAACGCTTCAAGGTTTACGCCACCATGAGAAATATGGCGAAGAAAGGAAAACTAGAGGACGAAGGAAAGGAATATCTTGGAGACACATTGGTTATCAAACAAATGGATGTGTGCAGCGACGAATCAGTCGATAAAGCTGTGAAAGAAATCCTCGACAGTGAAGGAAAAGTTGACGTGTTGTGTGAGTATGATTTGCCTAAATAGACCTTGTGTaggaaaatacctttgaatattGAAGGATATTTCATTTTAGGGGTGCGCAGGATcgggtttgtttgtttatacTTTTATACTCTTGATCATTACAGTAAAGCTCTTTTGAATCATCAAAGCTCTCGTGGGCTTCTAAATACTATCAACAAGGATATGAAATACAAATTCCAGAGATTTTCCTTTAAGTTTTAATTCATTTGAAGtaaattgttattttatttttcgtaGTCTTTGTAAAGAATGTTAAGCAATATTGAGTCAGTGACGTCGGCGACTGCTACTGAACCTGTGAAGCGTGAAAATTAGCAAATCAGACTATTTCAAACGAAGACTTCACtatctaaattaaaaaaaaacattctatTGCTCCATTCCTCCGGGATTTATCCCATTCTTTCCTTCTCTCATGGTAGCGGAAAATAATGACTTgtatttaatttgtcatttaagGGATTTCATGTCATTGATCTGTTTTAATTTCTAATTTGCCTTTATAGTTAACAATGCAGGCTTTAGTGTGACTTCCGTAATGGAGTGTATACCGATCAACATGGCTCAAGAAATGATGGATACTAATTTCTTTGGCACCCTGCGTCTGGTCAATGCTGTGTTACCAAGCATGAAGGCCAAAGAGAGTGGCCACATAATTCAGTGTGGCTCGGAATTGGGTATCGTTGGTATGCCGTTCTTTGAGATCtattcagcaacaaaatttgcggtGGAGGGGCTAACAGAGTCTCTAGCTCCAATGTTACGCCAATTTAATATAAGGTACGTGTCCTACGTACTGGGGATCTTTGAACGGCTACTATAATCAAAACATAACTTTTTTTTCGTCAAATTTTGAAACtgtgattgctcaacacttgactggcaaaattttaagctttgatttttatccaaaggctatttactttgagtgtaagttttggatttcactgtccgCCATCACTcgcgttccaaactgaccggttggacctcagagggttgtaTCTAGGGAAActtgacgtcatttactcactagctcaAAT encodes the following:
- the LOC137973363 gene encoding retinol dehydrogenase 8-like, producing the protein MAPKIVLISGCSSGIGLATAVHLAQDEEKRFKVYATMRNMAKKGKLEDEGKEYLGDTLVIKQMDVCSDESVDKAVKEILDSEGKVDVLFNNAGFSVTSVMECIPINMAQEMMDTNFFGTLRLVNAVLPSMKAKESGHIIQCGSELGIVGMPFFEIYSATKFAVEGLTESLAPMLRQFNIRCTLLEPGPVKTSVAENSIAWGKSIDISTADQKTQDMLKLCSEHLGRWVATALEANDVALIVKEIILGQNTNFRCQTNVDFLAPEIAAKLKDPASNEPIDMLENRLYGKK